A genomic window from Aedes aegypti strain LVP_AGWG unplaced genomic scaffold, AaegL5.0 Primary Assembly AGWG_AaegL5_hic_scaff_748_747_PBJ_arrow, whole genome shotgun sequence includes:
- the LOC5572758 gene encoding uncharacterized protein LOC5572758, producing MSAEEFIYSVINSDNVAQLDLNVIANTLASADSLIQRIKAQQVENEGLKEKISSLRSSALQIKQLYEAEVGKNQGIVQRGEDYVRKVQELEGRVAAAENARVNAELQGKETVAELERKAEHWMGRYDGLAMDMVRNCCLLADNGLLPAEQLGKYRDWKCHVQGMVQDGKEVPEDVLNCLSKKRSSSSLARKKRKSEAECRDQGTMTAGPSYCSIGVNAVEEKPRSADSSTSTEGLEPAKTQYSITDDVFPVEPQPKKVFADKSTMYSSSTVTRSTCTSAFIKRVDVGVNFPEVVPKSISEILRECVIELPSLLSPILDEIPIRKESASTQTDSADKPPLVTTGTNTTLRNIRRKVDYVRKADGLLVNNLLSFIKKEESISPVGSLQNLPAAVFQSDPSDVNPQLTHIWGLLGRPCSACWVPDGCSTASATASSTSG from the coding sequence ATGAGTGCTGAGGAGTTTATTTATAGCGTGATCAACAGTGATAACGTAGCCCAGCTGGATCTGAACGTAATCGCCAACACGCTGGCCAGTGCGGATTCGCTGATCCAGCGGATCAAGGCCCAGCAGGTGGAGAACGAGGGCCTGAAGGAGAAGATCAGCTCGCTGCGGAGTTCCGCCCTGCAAATCAAGCAGCTGTACGAGGCGGAAGTGGGCAAGAATCAGGGCATCGTCCAACGGGGGGAGGATTATGTAAGGAAGGTGCAGGAACTGGAGGGACGGGTTGCCGCGGCCGAGAATGCCAGGGTCAATGCCGAACTGCAGGGCAAGGAAACGGTGGCTGAGCTGGAGAGGAAGGCCGAACACTGGATGGGAAGGTACGACGGGTTGGCCATGGATATGGTGCGGAATTGCTGTCTGCTGGCGGACAACGGATTACTTCCGGCGGAACAGCTGGGGAAGTACCGGGATTGGAAGTGCCATGTGCAAGGGATGGTCCAAGACGGGAAGGAAGTCCCCGAGGATGTACTGAACTGCTTGAGCAAGAAACGATCCTCGTCGTCCTTGGCGCGGAAGAAGCGCAAATCGGAGGCGGAATGCCGGGATCAAGGGACGATGACTGCTGGCCCCTCGTACTGTTCCATTGGGGTCAATGCCGTGGAAGAGAAACCTCGCTCAGCCGATTCTTCAACGAGTACGGAAGGTTTGGAACCGGCTAAAACGCAATACTCGATCACGGATGATGTCTTCCCGGTAGAACCTCAGCCTAAGAAAGTCTTCGCCGACAAGAGCACGATGTATTCCAGTTCCACGGTGACCCGTTCCACCTGCACTTCGGCCTTCATCAAGCGAGTAGACGTGGGGGTAAACTTCCCCGAAGTGGTTCCCAAGTCCATTAGCGAAATCCTCCGCGAGTGCGTCATCGAGCTTCCCTCGCTGCTATCTCCCATCCTGGACGAGATTCCGATCCGGAAAGAATCAGCCTCCACCCAAACGGATTCCGCGGACAAACCTCCCCTCGTCACAACCGGTACCAACACCACCTTGCGCAACATTCGTCGGAAGGTGGACTACGTGCGGAAAGCGGACGGTCTCCTCGTTAACAACCTCCTGTCCTTCATCAAGAAAGAGGAAAGCATTTCCCCTGTGGGTTCCCTCCAGAACCTCCCCGCAGCCGTTTTCCAAAGCGACCCATCCGATGTCAATCCCCAGCTGACGCACATTTGGGGCTTACTGGGGAGACCATGTTCCGCCTGTTGGGTACCGGACGGATGTTCGACAGCCAGTGCTACAGCATCATCAACGAGCGGATAG